From the Erythrolamprus reginae isolate rEryReg1 chromosome Z, rEryReg1.hap1, whole genome shotgun sequence genome, one window contains:
- the LOC139154799 gene encoding elongation factor Tu, mitochondrial-like, with protein sequence MAASALLLARGRLCGGSGLRGCLSQYLQNILLKPPVHSTSFSGLEFPVRCFAVEAKKVFVRDKPHLNIGTIGHVDHGKTTLTAAITKILSETGSAQYKKYEDIDNAPEEKARGITINASHVEYSTANRHYGHTDCPGHADYIKNMIIGTAPLDGCILVVAATDGQMPQTREHLLLAKQIGVKHVVVYINKADAVDDKEMLELVELEIRELLTELGYDGESTPVIIGSALCALENQNPELGLNSVIKLLDTVDAYIPLPKRDLDQPFLLPVERTYSIPGRGTVVAGTLERGILKKGQECEFVGYKTHLRSVVTGVEMFHKQLDQAQAGDNLGALIRSVKREDLRRGLVMCKPGSVQPHQKVEAQVYILTKEEGGRQGSFVTKFMPIMFSLTWNMTCRIELPEEKEMVMPGENVSMNLILQYPMVLEHGQRFTLRDGSRTMGTGVVTKILPLAPGEDCWDN encoded by the exons atgGCGGCCTCTGCTCTGCTGCTGGCGCGAGGGCGGCTGTGCGGCGGTAGCG GCCTGCGTGGATGCCTGTCTCAGTACTTGCAAAATATACTACTCAAG ccaccAGTACATAGCACAAGCTTCAGTGGACTAGAATTCCCTGTTCGATGTTTTGCAGTTGAAGCGAAAAAAGTATTTGTAAGGGACAAACCACATCTCAACATTGGAACAATTGGACACGTGGATCATGGCAAGACCACATTAACAGCAGCCATCACAAAAA TTCTTTCAGAGACTGGAAGTGCCCAGTACAAGAAATATGAAGACATTGATAATGCACCAGAAGAGAAGGCCCGGGGGATTACAATTAATGCCTCCCATGTAGAATATTCAACAGCCAACCGCCATTATGGCCATACAGATTGTCCTGGGCATGCTGATTATATCAAG AATATGATCATTGGGACAGCACCCTTAGATGGCTGTATCCTGGTGGTGGCTGCAACAGATGGACAAATGCCACAGACTAGAGAGCATCTCCTGCTTGCTAAACAG ATTGGAGTGAAACATGTGGTTGTGTACATCAACAAAGCTGATGCAGTTGACGATAAAGAAATGTTGGAACTGGTGGAGCTGGAGATCCGTGAACTACTTACAGAGTTGGGTTATGATGGGGAATCAACTCCTGTAATTATAGGGTCTGCTCTGTGCGCCTTAGAG AACCAAAATCCAGAACTGGGATTGAATTCCGTCATAAAGCTTCTGGATACAGTGGATGCATACATCCCCTTGCCAAAACGTGACCTTGATCAACCTTTTCTGCTTCCTGTAGAGCGTACTTACTCCATTCCAG GTCGAGGCACTGTTGTAGCAGGTACCCTTGAACGTGGTATTCTCAAGAAAGGGCAAGAATGTGAATTTGTGGGTTACAAAACACATTTGCGCTCAGTTGTGACTG GTGTTGAGATGTTCCACAAACAGTTGGATCAGGCACAAGCTGGAGACAATTTGGGCGCTTTGATCCGGTCTGTGAAACGAGAAGATTTACGTCGGGGATTGGTCATGTGTAAGCCTGGCTCCGTCCAACCACATCAGAAGGTTGAGGCTCAG GTTTATATCCTGACCAAAGAGGAAGGTGGCCGTCAAGGATCTTTTGTGACTAAGTTCATGCCAATTATGTTCTCCCTGACCTGGAATATGACTTGTCGCATAGAATTACCTGAGGAAAAG gaAATGGTGATGCCAGGCGAGAACGTCAGCATGAATCTCATACTGCAGTACCCTATGGTCTTGGAACACGGACAACGATTCACTCTGCGTGATGGATCTCGAACCATGGGCACTGGAGTGGTCACAAAGATACTGCCACTAGCTCCAGGGGAGGATTGCTGGGATAATTAA